TCTTTTAGAACTGCTAACATCCAAAGATAACTGTTCTAAAATCAAAGCTCTTATGGGCTTTAAAAATAACTGAGGAGACTAATATGAAGCAAATAAAAAATATAACCATTCTTCACTTAAATCCTAACAATCAAATCAAAGCTCAATTAGAATCGAATTATAAAGCTTCCTACCCTGAGGCTATTTTTGAAATATATGATTTGTCAGAGTATGATATTAAAAACTGTATAGGTTGCTGGAATTGCTGGGTAAAGACTCCTGGAAGATGCGTTCATAGAGATAAGCTAAGTGAATGCTACTTTTCTATAATAAATACTGATATCTGTGTGTTTTCTCATGAAGTAAAAAATGGATTCCTATCTGGAAACTCAAAAACATTTATGGATAGGCTAATTCCATTATTTCATCCTCACATAAAAATAGTAAACAATGAAATGATGCATTATGAACGCTATGCTTCTATGCCTCAAATGCATTATGCCTACAGCCTTGCTCCAAATGAAAAAGAGATTACGCAAAGAGAAATCAATTGTTTAGAGGGCTATTTCTTTAGATGCAATGAACATTTTAGAGCTAAAGGAATGATGCACCAGCTAAATTCAAATGCCATAATAAATTCAAAAGATACAATGACTAGAATGAGTCCGATTATCCCTGAAAAGATGAAAAATATGTCATCTCCTATATCTAATTCAAGTAAAATTGCTATATACAATGGTTCTCCAAGAGGCACAGCTTCTAATACATTGCTTTTAGTTGAGCAGTTCAAAAAAGGATTACTAATAGAGGGTATACTTGAAGAACAAATTGAGGTTTATAACCTAAGCCAAATCTCCAAGCATGAAGAAATTGCATCTAAGTTTTATGATGTGGATTATCATATGTTTATTATGCCTTTATATGTACATAGCATGCCTGGAATAGTAAAGAATTTTATAGATGCTGTAGAATCTAGCGCTTCTGATAATAAAAATATCCCATCTCCTAAAGTTGGATTTTTTGTTCAATCTGGTTTCAAGGAAGGCTATCAATCTTTTTATTGCAGAGCAGCACTTGAAACGATTTGTATTCACAACAGCTGGATATATAGTGGATGTGGAATCAAAGGAGGGATGGAGGGACTTAGGCTTACTCCAGAAAAAGCAAACGCAAAACTTTATTCTGCTTTTAATGAGCTTGGCTCATATTTTGCCAAAAATGGTTACCTGTCATCTGATATACTGGACGAATTAATCAAGCCTGTGCATCTGACAAAATCTCTTAAGCTTGCTTTTACTCTACTTCCAAATAAGCTAATTCAGCTATACTGGGATAGCCAGATGAAGAAAAACAAAGTAATCGAGCAGTCATATGCTCAGCCATATAAAAAATAAGGATTACATTCATTAAATCAATGTAAATTGTTAATTCTATCTGGAAACCTTGTTTTATTCACCGATAATTTAAAAGACTTTATTCAAGGAAGACTAGCGCCCATGAATAAAGTCTTTGTTTTTATCTCTTTGCTTTAAATGGATATTTCATTAGTCCATGCTCTGTACAGTAGATGTAGAGATTTCCTCTACTTCTCATCATAGGAAGATTAATTTCTGCATTTTGCTCAGGATATAGTCTATGAAGGAGCACTCTTTCATTTTGAACATATGCAATAAATAAAATATAATGCTCCTTAGTCATTGGGTGATCTATACTTATAAAATGCTGCATATCAATTTCTTGAATTGTTACTTCATGCTCCTCTTGTTGTGGGACAGGTTTTAGCATCGCTAATTTCCTTCCACAGCAAGAAATTGTAGCTTCTCCAGTACTTATTAAAATATTATTGCAGCTAGGGCAAACATAAAATTTTACTTTTTCAATTTTTCCTATATCAGGCTTATTAGGCTTGAGTTCTCCCTCTAAAAGCTTAAGAATATCTGCTCCAAGCACTTCTGATAGCTCTGTCCAAAGAGTCACATCTGGGCACCCCATTCCACATTCCCATTTAGAAACTGTTTTATTACTTATATTTAAGCTATCTGCTACTTGCTTTTGCGTCAGTCCTTTTTCATTTCTAAGCTTTAATATCAATTGTCCAACTTTCTTGCAATCCATCTCTTCACTTCCTTTTCATCATTTCCAAATTATACTACTGTTTTCAATACTATCTAAACATTCCTCTAGCATAGCTTCAAGCTTATCAGTATAGTCCTTTTGCGGATCTTCATACTTTAGAATTTTAACTACACTAAACTCAAAATTACTTTCTCCATATTTCTTCCAAAGCTCTTTCATTCTCTTGTTAGGATGAGTTTGAGTCAACAGTTTAAATCTATTGCTATTATAGTCTGCTTTAGTATCTTTAGATATTCCTAAAAAAATCTCACCTGTTTCTCCACACTTAAAAGCTATTATTCCCATCTCTGGATGTCTATTTTTATAATCTTCCATAAGTTGTTGTTTTCTATTCATATCCATTTGCTTCACCTCATAATTATCTTACTATGCAAAGTCTACGGGGACAATCCATGCTCCGTAGACTTTATTATTCATATAAAAAAACAGCAGAATTTTATCAAATCTGCTGTTTTAGGATTATTATTTACTTGAAATTAAATTGTATATGATTTGTGCCATTTGAGCTCTACTAGTTTTGTCCTTCGGTAGAAGCTTATTATTGTCGGTTCCATTAATAATTCCCGCTTTTATAAAATGGTTCATTGTATTATGTGCCCATGGTGAAATTTGTGCATAATCGTCAAATTCTGAAATCTCTCTATCAATTTTTTCTTTAGGAAGTTTACCTAGGTTATCTAATGTATTGTATAAAAGTGTAAACATTTCTTCTCTTGATATTTCTCTTTCAGGTTCAAATTTATTATTTCCTACCCCTACAGTTATTTTTAGCTTTTTTGCCGCTAAAATATATTCAGAATATGTATTTTCAATTGAATCAGAGAAATTTCCGATTAAAGTATAGTCTGGCTCTATATCATAGGCTTTCATAAGCATAGCAAGAAATTCAGCCCTATTAATATTTGCATTGGGTTCATAAGAACCATTTATATTTTTAGGTAATATCCCTCTTGCTGAAACAAAATTTACTGCATTTTTATACCACGAATCTCCATTTATATCATTAAAACTCACCTTATTATATCCAATCATATACTTAGAGAAATGATCGGTTATAAACGTAACAATGTTATTTTTTTCGTCGAAGTAACAATTTCTTATTACTTCTAACTCTCCATTATTGTTAATGTAATAAACAACAATACCTCGGCTATCTTCTCCCGGCTTTAAAGTGTATGGAATAGAAACTCTAACATTTCCTCCAAACTTTGATGCTGATTCATTGTCCACTAAAAGCTCAAAATCATAAACTGGTCTGTCTCCAACAATAGCTATTAAATCAGGCGATAACGTATCCCTATCAACCATTGCCACTGATAATTCTAGATTCTTTTTCCCTTCAGTTGACAACCAATCCATCGTAGCTTTATCAAAACTAAATTCTGCTAAGGCCGTAGATATATCTAGCTCATTAGACCCGTTATTTAATTGTTTTTCTATAGAATCCTTAATATTATCGATTTTAATAATATTTTTTTCTTGAGTGTCTTTTTTTACTTGAGTTTTTTCTCTAGCTTCTTGGTTCTTTGTGTTACTAGAATTATCGTTATTGCCATTATTTGAAGGTGGTAATTTGTTTATTGTTAGGCTCTGCGTATAACATATAAGTTTACTGTCTATATGCTTTACTCTGATAACACTCGCATTATCATTTATTGTTAATTTCGAATTATTATCCATGTTTGTTTCTATTCCAAAAGAATAAAACATACCATAATTTATATCTTGTGTGCTTCCATCACTTTTATACAAAGTTACAGTTAATCCATCTAGGTTCAATGAATCTCCTTCTGTATAAATAAGTTTAGGTTGTCTTTTAACTTCTATGTTTATAACTGTAATTGGATTTATAATTGGAGCTTCATTAATTATTATACTAAATGCTCCACTAGTTGTAGTAGGTGGCAAATCGCTATCTGTAACCGATATTGTAAACGACTTTAATCCTGCTTCAGTAGGAACTCCTGATAGAGTGCCATCATCTGACAATGTTATTCCTGATGGTAAATTTCCAGACTCTAATGTAAATTCTTTAATTCCTTTTCCACCAGTAGCCACAAATCCATAACCTATATATTTTTTTCCTACAGTACCCTCAGGTAAAGTTACTGTATCATCAAGAATTAGTGGCTCAATTTTCTCAGATACAGAGATATTTTGAGTCTCTACGCTCTTTGAACTAACTGTATGAGAAACCAATATAGATTTGTTATCATCATTTAACTCAAGAATTTCTCCATGATTTATATCACAAATAATGTTATTTGCTTGAAAATCAGAATAGCCTACATCAACAGAGGATAAATCACTTTTAATTAAAATGACAATTAAATTTCTTAAATCTAATTTATCTCCTTCTGTATAAACTAACCTAGGTTGAGATTTTACTTCAATATCTACAACCTCTATTATTTGTTTTTCCATAACTTCTATATTAAATGTTTGGTTTTTACTTAATGTAGGGGTTCCACTATCAGTTACATTAACTGTAAAATTAAATGTCCCTGATAATTCAGGCGTTCCTGATATTACCCCCGCACTTAAAAGTGTCATGCCTTGTGGCAATGCTCCACTTGTAATACTAAACTCTAACGGTTGTGTTCCTCCAGTAACAGAAAAAATATATCCTTGATAATTAGTATCTACTGTAGCATTAGGAATAGGGATAGACATGTCGAAAACCAACTCTCCAATTGGAGGATTTCCCTCAACTATTGCTGTAAACACTACTCCTGAATTAGAAGTCAAGCTTTGGCTATTATTAGCATCTACAAACTGAGTTTCATCACAAGTTATTTCTATATCTGTTATATCTGTATCATAATCTTCAGTTGTATTCCCTGTAAGAATTAAGCTTACAGATTTATTAGTATCTCTTACAATACTTTCAACTGATACTCCCGTAGGAAGTTTACTGATACTCCAGTTTGCTAAATTAAGCACTGGTGCAAATGTCCCTCCGACAATATCCACTTTAATTGATTTTCCATCTTCTTGCCCTTCCACTATCTGAATGCTATTACTTAATTCAATACTTTCATCATCATTTACTGCAATCAAAGCGAACTCATTAGTCGACGTCATATCCACATCATTTGTAAGCTCTGAGCTATCTATTGTAACCTTAAGATTATTAATATCAGAGTCAAAATCAGTTCCATCATATCCTATAATAATCCCGACATTTGTATCACTCTTATAGTTTATATTTGTAATACTCATACCTACAGGCATATTAATTATCGAGAAATTTGATACATCAAGTATATTGTCTTTAAATGTTTCTCCATCTAAATTTACTATTATTTCTGCACCGTTCAAATTCATTTCATTAATATTATCTGAAATAATATTCAAACTTGAACCCAAAGTTGTAAATGTTTTTACCTCTCCATACCCTATACCTAGCTCATTCTTAGCATAAGACCTAAAATAATATGTCGTATTAGGTAGAAGCCCTGTTGAAATTTCTTTTGAAAGGTTTCCGGTTGTTCCTTCGCAAACAAGTGCGTTTACATTAGCTGACCCAATTGCCGGATTATCAACTGTAGAATAGACAAATCCTCTTTCTGTAATGTTTGACTTTCCATCAGAAACTACTTCCCCATGTAAAATAGCTTTTCCTGTTCCTACTTCAGTAGCATTTGAAGTTGTAAGGTTTGGCAGTGAAGCTAGCTCACCGTAGGCTTCGAATTCCAAAATACTATTCCAAGAGTTATCTGCTGTATATCCACATCCTTGATTTATGTAAACTCTTAGATACTTTGCAGTGAACTTTTGAACCATTTTATCTGTCTTGTTGGAAAAATTATTATTTACAATATCTACATCTACAAAATTTACTCCATCATTACTTTTTTGAAGCCTATACGCCTTTAAGTTATAAAAATCATTTGGCTGAGCATTCCATAAGTAGCCTTGATGATAAACTACCCATCTATCAATGCTATAGATACCTCCTAAGTTAACCTGTAGATAGGTTTCTCCTACTCCTTGCCTTGTTTGCCATCTACTTGTTGGATTAGTTTTATCACCATCTACAGCTCTACTAGGTTCATATGGCAACATATAGCTCACATCAACAGAACTTGATGGATCAATGATTTGTTTAACCGAAACTGTCTTACCTTGAACAATATTTGAGCTTGCATATGTAGAACTACAAAAATAAACATTTCCAATAAATACCAAAGTAAAAACAAACAAAAACTTATAATATATATTTATTTTAGATAAACATCTCAAATTTATGCCTCCCTTTGAAACAATTTTTAATTACGCTATTATGGTCTAGTAGGATATAGCCCTTGAAGTGCAATATAGTAACACATTGGCTGTGGTGAATTCTCGAATTGCACAGCTGCTGTTCTTAAATCAGGAAGCGCAAAATTTGTTGTACCATTTCCACCAAAAGTTGTTCCTATTAATGAATATAAAGCAGCATTTTGTTGTATTGGTATTAACTGTCCTTCACACTTAGCCCATCCTCTTGGAGCAAAATCAAAAGAGAATAAATGAATTTCTCCCATGTAAACTTCTGATGCATAGCTTTTATATGTAACCCCTTGAGTAAAAAAACTAATTAGCAATATTAAAATTATTACACTACATCTTAAATTATTTTTCATAAATTAACTTCCTCCTTAGTTTCTTGGTGGGTAAATACCGTTCATATTAATGAAGTACCATACATCATTATTAGGATTCATTTTTCTCATATCTGGTATTTTGAAATTGTTAACTCCATCACCACCGTAATTAGTACCAATCAAACTGTATAATGCATTATACTGGTTTATTTGAAACATTCTTCCATCGCATCTCATAAAACCACTAGTATCTTGTGGAAATGGAAACATTACTATTTGACCTATGAACATGTCATTTCCCACCCCCCCATCTGGCACAGGATAAATTCCTTCCGTTGCTATATAATATTTTACCCCTGGATTAGGTTCCATTCCTCTTAAATCTGGAAGAGCAAATGTTGTTGCACCGTTTCCTCCAAATTTACTTCCAACCAAAGAAAATAATGGTTGATACTGACTTACCTGTAACGTTTCCCCATTGCAGAGTTCCCATCCTACTGGAGCAAATCCATATGGAAAGACCTGAATTTCACCTATGAATGTGTCGTAATTTGCATAACTAAATCTAGTTGTAATAGAAAGTAAAAAACATAAAAGCAAAATAGAAACAAATAAATTAATACTTTTCTTTTTTCTCAAAATAACTTTCCCTCCCTTAAATCATTGTTAACTTATAAATTATCCTTTTAAAAGAAAATAAGCAAGAAATAAAATAATATTAAGTCTAGAATTAACAATAAAATCTGTATTTTAGTAAAATAGTCTTTCTTTATAAAAATTAAAATAGTTCTATGAGCTCAATTAATTAAATTTGATTTAAGCAATAAAAAAACTAGCTATTCGCGAATAGCTAGTTTTTTATTAAATATTATTTTATTTTTTATTATTTTAATTTTATTTAAGTCTAGAGTTTTTTAACAAACTCTGATTTTAGCTTCATAGCTCCAAATCCATCTATTTTACAATCTATATTGTGAATTCCATCATCTATGAGCCTTATGTTTTTCACTTTAGTACCTTGCTTTAAAGGAGCTGAGCTTCCTTTAACCTTCAAATCCTTTATTATAGTGATAGAATCTCCATCTTTTAATTCATTTCCGTTTGCATCCTTAACGCTTACTGATACATCGCCATCAGTAGAGTCTAAAGCACTCCATTCATGAGCACATTCAGGACATACAAACATATTATCCATTTCATAGGTGTAGCTAGAATTACATTTTGGGCAATTTGGTAACATAGACTATTTACTCCTTCATTAATCGTTATTTAGTAATCAACGAATAATATAGTATCATATAGTCGATATCTTTACAAATATCTGAATTAGTTTTTCCCTTTGCCCTTGCCATTTGATTTCTCTGATTTTTTTTCTGTCTGTGGCTTTTCTTTTTTTACGTCATCAGCTTTTTTCTCAACTTCAGCTTGCTTAGTTGCTTCAACTTTTAATTCTGTCTCAACTACAGGCTTTTTGTTTGCTTTCACTTCAGCCATAATTTCTTTTACTGATTTATTAGCTAGCTCCTCATAATTAACTTCTTTGTCAGTACTTGCTGCTAGTTTTTCAAGAAGATTCATTTTACCAGGTGTGATTCCTAGCTGTTTTGCCATCTCAAATCTCTTTTGTATAAATTCTGGTTGCTTCTTGATTTCTGTTTCAATCTCCCCTTCAACCAAATCCTTTAACTCTTCATTTAAAGTTTTACCAAGTTCTTCATCTGTAGATGCAATACTTATATTATATTCTGGTTTTTCTTCGTAGCTTGAAAGAATTAGCTCTATAGATTCATTTATAGTTTTTCCCTGCTCCAAAACTGAAGCTGCTAGCTCTTTGTCTGTTCCCTCAATAAGCTTTATAACACCTTTTTCATCCAACACAAAAGTGTATTCATCCTCTAATGCAGTTAAAGTAACTGATGCAGAAAAATCTGTCACAGGTGCTGGCTCAGTTATTTCTGTAGCTGGTTGTTCTGACACTACTTCCTCTGCATATGAAGCTAATGTAAATGTAGATGCAGTAGCCGCTACAACTGCAAGACTTAATAGTTGTTTCATTTTTTTATTCATAATATTCCTCCTAAAATATCAAAGATTAAATTCGCCCTATTACTTTCGTAAAATTATTTTACCACATTTTTAATTAAAAAAACACTATTAAGAATAATTTTTATATAAAATATCATAATAGTGTTTTTATTAAAGCCTTCTATTTATCTATATAATCCTCATACCCTTCTTTTATCATATCTGCTTTAGGTATGAATTTAAGAGATGCTGAATTTATGCAGTATCTGAGTCCAGTAGGAGGAGGCCCATCTGGAAATACATGTCCTAAATGAGAGTCTGCATATCTGCTTCTTACTTCAGTTCGTGGAATAAGAAGCTTAAAATCTTTTTTGCTGATTATAAAATGTTCATCTATAGGCTTTGTAAAGCTAGGCCATCCACAGCCTGCGTCAAATTTATCCTTTGATGAAAATAATGGCTCACCAGATATTATATCCACATAAATCCCATCCTCATTAAAATCCCAAAATTCATTAGAAAAAGGTCTTTCTGTAGCTTCTTTTTGGGTTACCTGATACTGTATATCTGTTAATTCCTTTAAATCTTTAGATGCTTTTGCTTTTTCCCATTTAGAATAATCACTCATGGCTATCCTCTCCTACTAAAATTATATTTCTATAATTTATACCCAAATTATCCATTTTAATATAATAATTGCTTGATTATCCTTACCCAAGTGCTCTAAGCTTATTTAAAATTTCATTATATTCTAAATCTAACCTTGCTTTATCTTCTATGCTTATCTGAGTTGATAATCTTCCTATAACCTCTGCCATACGATTCTTCAATATTATTTCTTCTTCTACTTTAGTTTTTTCTTTATTACTTACTTTATTTATAGGATATAAATACTCCTCATAACCACCTCTATAAAGCTTCAGCTTCTTATCTTCTATAGCTATTATTTGATTTGCTACTGAGCTGATAAATTTCCTATCATGAGATACGAATAAAAGAGCTTTATCGTAATCTATTAATGCTTCTTCTATAACTTCTAGGCTACTTATATCCAAATAATTTGTAGGCTCATCCAAAATGAGCATGTTGATATCCTCTAGCAGTATTTTCGCAAATGACACCTTGACTAGCTCTCCGCCACTTAGTACCTTGGCTTTTTTATATACTGATTCTCCTCTAAATAGTAGTCTTGCTAGTAACAGTCTTGCAAAA
This is a stretch of genomic DNA from Acetoanaerobium sticklandii. It encodes these proteins:
- a CDS encoding NAD(P)H-dependent oxidoreductase — its product is MKQIKNITILHLNPNNQIKAQLESNYKASYPEAIFEIYDLSEYDIKNCIGCWNCWVKTPGRCVHRDKLSECYFSIINTDICVFSHEVKNGFLSGNSKTFMDRLIPLFHPHIKIVNNEMMHYERYASMPQMHYAYSLAPNEKEITQREINCLEGYFFRCNEHFRAKGMMHQLNSNAIINSKDTMTRMSPIIPEKMKNMSSPISNSSKIAIYNGSPRGTASNTLLLVEQFKKGLLIEGILEEQIEVYNLSQISKHEEIASKFYDVDYHMFIMPLYVHSMPGIVKNFIDAVESSASDNKNIPSPKVGFFVQSGFKEGYQSFYCRAALETICIHNSWIYSGCGIKGGMEGLRLTPEKANAKLYSAFNELGSYFAKNGYLSSDILDELIKPVHLTKSLKLAFTLLPNKLIQLYWDSQMKKNKVIEQSYAQPYKK
- a CDS encoding helix-turn-helix domain-containing protein — translated: MDCKKVGQLILKLRNEKGLTQKQVADSLNISNKTVSKWECGMGCPDVTLWTELSEVLGADILKLLEGELKPNKPDIGKIEKVKFYVCPSCNNILISTGEATISCCGRKLAMLKPVPQQEEHEVTIQEIDMQHFISIDHPMTKEHYILFIAYVQNERVLLHRLYPEQNAEINLPMMRSRGNLYIYCTEHGLMKYPFKAKR
- a CDS encoding GIY-YIG nuclease family protein produces the protein MDMNRKQQLMEDYKNRHPEMGIIAFKCGETGEIFLGISKDTKADYNSNRFKLLTQTHPNKRMKELWKKYGESNFEFSVVKILKYEDPQKDYTDKLEAMLEECLDSIENSSIIWK
- a CDS encoding S-layer homology domain-containing protein, producing MRCLSKINIYYKFLFVFTLVFIGNVYFCSSTYASSNIVQGKTVSVKQIIDPSSSVDVSYMLPYEPSRAVDGDKTNPTSRWQTRQGVGETYLQVNLGGIYSIDRWVVYHQGYLWNAQPNDFYNLKAYRLQKSNDGVNFVDVDIVNNNFSNKTDKMVQKFTAKYLRVYINQGCGYTADNSWNSILEFEAYGELASLPNLTTSNATEVGTGKAILHGEVVSDGKSNITERGFVYSTVDNPAIGSANVNALVCEGTTGNLSKEISTGLLPNTTYYFRSYAKNELGIGYGEVKTFTTLGSSLNIISDNINEMNLNGAEIIVNLDGETFKDNILDVSNFSIINMPVGMSITNINYKSDTNVGIIIGYDGTDFDSDINNLKVTIDSSELTNDVDMTSTNEFALIAVNDDESIELSNSIQIVEGQEDGKSIKVDIVGGTFAPVLNLANWSISKLPTGVSVESIVRDTNKSVSLILTGNTTEDYDTDITDIEITCDETQFVDANNSQSLTSNSGVVFTAIVEGNPPIGELVFDMSIPIPNATVDTNYQGYIFSVTGGTQPLEFSITSGALPQGMTLLSAGVISGTPELSGTFNFTVNVTDSGTPTLSKNQTFNIEVMEKQIIEVVDIEVKSQPRLVYTEGDKLDLRNLIVILIKSDLSSVDVGYSDFQANNIICDINHGEILELNDDNKSILVSHTVSSKSVETQNISVSEKIEPLILDDTVTLPEGTVGKKYIGYGFVATGGKGIKEFTLESGNLPSGITLSDDGTLSGVPTEAGLKSFTISVTDSDLPPTTTSGAFSIIINEAPIINPITVINIEVKRQPKLIYTEGDSLNLDGLTVTLYKSDGSTQDINYGMFYSFGIETNMDNNSKLTINDNASVIRVKHIDSKLICYTQSLTINKLPPSNNGNNDNSSNTKNQEAREKTQVKKDTQEKNIIKIDNIKDSIEKQLNNGSNELDISTALAEFSFDKATMDWLSTEGKKNLELSVAMVDRDTLSPDLIAIVGDRPVYDFELLVDNESASKFGGNVRVSIPYTLKPGEDSRGIVVYYINNNGELEVIRNCYFDEKNNIVTFITDHFSKYMIGYNKVSFNDINGDSWYKNAVNFVSARGILPKNINGSYEPNANINRAEFLAMLMKAYDIEPDYTLIGNFSDSIENTYSEYILAAKKLKITVGVGNNKFEPEREISREEMFTLLYNTLDNLGKLPKEKIDREISEFDDYAQISPWAHNTMNHFIKAGIINGTDNNKLLPKDKTSRAQMAQIIYNLISSK
- a CDS encoding phage tail protein is translated as MKNNLRCSVIILILLISFFTQGVTYKSYASEVYMGEIHLFSFDFAPRGWAKCEGQLIPIQQNAALYSLIGTTFGGNGTTNFALPDLRTAAVQFENSPQPMCYYIALQGLYPTRP
- a CDS encoding phage tail protein — protein: MRKKKSINLFVSILLLCFLLSITTRFSYANYDTFIGEIQVFPYGFAPVGWELCNGETLQVSQYQPLFSLVGSKFGGNGATTFALPDLRGMEPNPGVKYYIATEGIYPVPDGGVGNDMFIGQIVMFPFPQDTSGFMRCDGRMFQINQYNALYSLIGTNYGGDGVNNFKIPDMRKMNPNNDVWYFINMNGIYPPRN
- a CDS encoding zinc ribbon domain-containing protein YjdM codes for the protein MLPNCPKCNSSYTYEMDNMFVCPECAHEWSALDSTDGDVSVSVKDANGNELKDGDSITIIKDLKVKGSSAPLKQGTKVKNIRLIDDGIHNIDCKIDGFGAMKLKSEFVKKL
- the msrB gene encoding peptide-methionine (R)-S-oxide reductase MsrB, whose protein sequence is MSDYSKWEKAKASKDLKELTDIQYQVTQKEATERPFSNEFWDFNEDGIYVDIISGEPLFSSKDKFDAGCGWPSFTKPIDEHFIISKKDFKLLIPRTEVRSRYADSHLGHVFPDGPPPTGLRYCINSASLKFIPKADMIKEGYEDYIDK